One stretch of Patescibacteria group bacterium DNA includes these proteins:
- the mnmA gene encoding tRNA 2-thiouridine(34) synthase MnmA, with protein MNNQNDKKKVFVALSGGVDSSVSAALLKQATPNNFEKLFGRPTPKGFRGYDVTGVFIKVWHPEFLPCTWKEERRDAMRVCAHLGISFLTFDLEKEYKKEVVDYMVHEYKTGRTPNPDVMCNKYVKFGEFFKQSMKMGADYIATGHYARVKFNEKSGTYHLLKGIDSNKDQSYFLWTLTQDVLKRTLFPVGQYAKPQVRKLAEKFGLATANKKDSQGLCFIGKLDMKDFLKGFINEKEGVVLTQEKEVIGVHNGAAFYTIGQRHGFTLTKQNPEMSPYYVIDKETKGNTITVSPIVTIQNKDTVKLENTNWIGDSPQETNIYEARTRYRQKLSLSEVSNTSGNHTMITFSNALPLSPPGQSLVLYDNERCMGGGIIM; from the coding sequence ATGAACAATCAAAATGACAAAAAAAAGGTATTTGTTGCACTCTCTGGCGGAGTAGACTCTTCGGTTTCTGCGGCGCTTTTGAAACAGGCTACACCAAATAATTTTGAAAAATTATTTGGTCGCCCGACCCCTAAGGGGTTTAGGGGTTATGACGTAACAGGCGTGTTTATAAAGGTATGGCACCCAGAGTTTTTGCCGTGTACATGGAAGGAGGAACGACGCGATGCCATGCGAGTATGTGCACATTTAGGCATTTCGTTTCTTACATTTGATTTGGAAAAAGAATACAAAAAAGAAGTTGTGGATTACATGGTGCATGAGTATAAAACTGGGAGAACCCCCAACCCAGACGTTATGTGTAATAAATATGTAAAGTTTGGAGAATTTTTCAAACAATCTATGAAAATGGGAGCCGATTACATAGCTACAGGGCATTATGCACGCGTAAAGTTTAATGAGAAATCAGGAACATATCATTTGCTCAAAGGGATTGATTCAAATAAAGACCAGTCATATTTTTTGTGGACTCTTACACAAGATGTGTTAAAGAGGACATTATTTCCGGTTGGGCAATATGCAAAGCCGCAAGTGCGAAAGCTTGCAGAAAAATTTGGTCTTGCGACAGCAAATAAAAAAGACAGCCAAGGACTGTGTTTTATTGGTAAACTCGATATGAAAGATTTTCTAAAGGGTTTTATTAATGAAAAAGAAGGAGTGGTGCTTACCCAAGAGAAAGAAGTGATTGGTGTTCACAATGGAGCGGCGTTTTATACCATTGGACAGCGCCATGGGTTTACTTTGACAAAGCAAAATCCAGAAATGTCTCCATATTATGTCATTGATAAGGAAACGAAAGGCAACACAATCACTGTATCTCCAATAGTTACAATACAAAATAAAGATACGGTTAAACTTGAAAATACAAATTGGATTGGGGATTCCCCTCAAGAAACAAACATATACGAAGCCCGCACAAGATATCGGCAGAAATTATCACTGAGTGAAGTTTCAAACACATCTGGAAATCACACAATGATTACATTTTCAAATGCATTACCGCTTTCACCGCCGGGTCAGTCCCTAGTGCTCTATGATAATGAGCGGTGTATGGGTGGAGGAATCATTATGTAA